The genomic segment AGCGACCGATCACCTCGAAGCCCTGTTTGAAGTAAAATCCCAGGGCTTGCGGGTTCTGTTCGTTGACGTCCAGTTCATTGGCGTTCAAGTGTTCCAGGGCGTAACGCAGCAGCTGTTTGCCCAGCCCCTGGCCCCGATGCTCCGGGTCGATGAAGAGCATTTCGATCTTGCCCGCCGCCACCCCGGCGAACCCGGTGATGCGCTGGCGCGAGTCTCTGGTGCAGATCAGCATCACCGCGTCGAGGTAGCGGGTCAGCACCAGGTTTTTCAGCAGCTCGATGTAGCTCTCGGGCAGGAAGTCATGGGTAGCGCGCACCGATGCTTCCCAGACACGGGTCAGTTCTTCGTAGTCGCTGTGTTTTGGTGTATGGATGACCGACTGTCGGCGCA from the Pseudomonas sp. N3-W genome contains:
- a CDS encoding acetyltransferase, whose protein sequence is MRRQSVIHTPKHSDYEELTRVWEASVRATHDFLPESYIELLKNLVLTRYLDAVMLICTRDSRQRITGFAGVAAGKIEMLFIDPEHRGQGLGKQLLRYALEHLNANELDVNEQNPQALGFYFKQGFEVIGRSEVDGMGQPYPLLHMRMRQGQQLARNG